Proteins from a single region of candidate division WOR-3 bacterium:
- the smpB gene encoding SsrA-binding protein SmpB has product MKVVSTNRKASHLYEIIDTYEAGMVLKGSEVKALRLGEVSLSDAYAEVKNGEVFLYNLHITPYRFSTISTPDPRRKRKLLLNKDEIKKLYGIITQKGNLLIPLKIYFNERGYAKVTIGVCKRKRLYDKKEKILREEAKKDLKKIKSLNR; this is encoded by the coding sequence ATGAAAGTCGTTAGCACGAATCGCAAGGCCAGTCATTTATATGAAATAATTGATACTTACGAAGCAGGTATGGTATTGAAAGGAAGCGAAGTCAAAGCATTACGTTTGGGCGAGGTCTCTTTGAGCGACGCCTATGCCGAGGTTAAAAATGGTGAGGTATTTTTATACAATCTCCATATTACACCTTATCGCTTCAGCACCATTTCCACCCCTGACCCGCGGCGAAAGAGAAAGTTACTTTTAAATAAAGATGAAATCAAAAAATTATATGGTATTATCACTCAAAAAGGAAATCTTTTGATCCCTTTAAAAATTTATTTTAATGAACGAGGATATGCAAAAGTGACGATTGGTGTATGTAAACGCAAAAGATTATATGATAAAAAAGAAAAAATCCTACGCGAAGAGGCAAAAAAGGATTTGAAGAAGATTAAAAGTTTGAACCGATGA
- a CDS encoding N-acetylmuramoyl-L-alanine amidase — protein sequence MNIIFLLLFNLFQKYEIVYENNSSIIQSEFIEGQDYLPLKPIAELCEINYVLDKVHQRCLISSEEHRIQITSDISVIKYDTIYFSIPFPPHYFNEDLYLPAFMITDIIGSKLKKLIFLKKIEEIPLIDKIELITRGDSTILKFYWKTPVEFDVQFSPQQTIIELDGEYKEKTKLKPKGAIKSLNLQPFKTYTRIELDLVDINACLERENEIVFYKKVAKRVELIVLDPGHGGIDPGAVGKNGLYEKDANLDISKILKKFIEDSLKVKVLLTRDKDQYLSLKARTSFANRNAADIFVSIHCNASPKSRQARGFETYFLSEARTNEERAVAAMENASLMFDEEMKISGDINFILYDLAQSLFLEESNNLAEAIQTSAEKLLNIPARGVNQAGFYVLRGAFMPAVLVECAFISNPEEEKLLRQKEFKQKIAYAVFCGLKDFITRYERRLNH from the coding sequence ATGAATATAATATTTTTATTATTATTTAATTTGTTCCAAAAATATGAAATTGTATATGAAAATAACTCCTCCATAATTCAAAGTGAGTTTATTGAAGGACAGGATTATTTACCATTGAAGCCAATTGCTGAATTGTGTGAAATAAATTATGTCCTTGATAAAGTTCATCAACGATGTTTAATTTCCTCAGAAGAACACAGAATTCAAATAACATCAGATATTTCGGTTATAAAGTATGATACAATATATTTCTCTATACCATTTCCACCCCACTATTTCAATGAAGATTTATATCTCCCTGCATTTATGATAACAGACATAATCGGTTCAAAACTTAAAAAACTAATTTTTTTGAAAAAAATAGAAGAAATCCCATTGATTGATAAAATTGAACTAATCACCCGAGGTGATTCCACAATTCTAAAATTTTACTGGAAAACACCTGTGGAATTTGATGTCCAGTTTTCACCCCAACAGACGATTATTGAACTTGACGGAGAATATAAAGAAAAGACAAAATTAAAACCAAAAGGTGCGATTAAATCTTTAAATCTACAGCCATTTAAGACATACACCAGAATAGAATTGGATTTAGTAGATATAAATGCCTGTCTGGAAAGGGAAAACGAGATTGTTTTTTATAAAAAGGTTGCAAAAAGGGTGGAATTAATTGTTCTTGACCCTGGGCATGGTGGAATTGATCCTGGGGCAGTTGGAAAGAATGGTTTGTACGAGAAGGATGCGAACCTTGATATTTCAAAGATATTGAAAAAATTTATTGAAGATAGTTTAAAAGTTAAAGTTTTATTGACAAGGGATAAGGATCAATATTTATCTTTAAAGGCAAGGACGAGTTTTGCCAACAGAAATGCGGCAGATATCTTTGTGAGCATCCATTGCAATGCCTCACCAAAGAGCAGGCAGGCACGTGGATTTGAAACTTATTTTCTTTCGGAGGCAAGAACCAATGAGGAACGCGCGGTTGCTGCAATGGAGAATGCCTCTTTGATGTTCGATGAAGAAATGAAAATTTCAGGTGATATAAATTTTATTCTCTATGACCTTGCCCAGAGTTTATTTCTTGAGGAATCAAATAATCTTGCTGAGGCAATACAAACAAGTGCAGAAAAACTCCTCAATATTCCAGCACGAGGGGTAAATCAAGCAGGTTTTTATGTTTTAAGGGGTGCATTTATGCCTGCAGTATTGGTTGAATGTGCATTCATCTCTAATCCAGAAGAAGAAAAACTATTGAGACAGAAAGAATTTAAACAAAAAATTGCCTATGCAGTATTTTGTGGATTAAAGGATTTTATCACAAGATATGAAAGGAGGCTAAACCATTGA
- the murI gene encoding glutamate racemase, which produces MNNSPIGVFDSGIGGLTVVREIRKTLPKEDIIYLGDTARLPYGTKSFDAIIQFSRENTKFLLARGVKFIVIACYSSTSVALEVLQREFNIPIIGVVKPGAKRALELTKNKKIGVIGTTLTIQSGAYEKAFQELSTDIEVIGRPCPLFVPLVEEGFIDHPVTEMIAREYLEPLKKDRIDTLLLGCTHFPLLLNVIKRILGDINYVDASQELSRELGSLLAEKNLLNPSGEGNITVYLTDFSMNFKEIAERFLGEPLKNYFRAGLSST; this is translated from the coding sequence TTGAATAACTCTCCAATTGGTGTATTTGATTCAGGGATAGGCGGACTCACCGTGGTTAGAGAAATTAGAAAAACACTTCCGAAAGAAGATATAATTTATCTCGGTGATACTGCTCGCCTTCCTTATGGCACAAAGTCATTTGATGCAATTATACAATTCTCACGCGAAAATACAAAATTCCTGCTGGCGCGGGGTGTAAAATTTATCGTTATTGCCTGTTATTCTTCTACCTCAGTTGCCCTTGAGGTACTCCAGAGAGAGTTTAATATTCCGATTATTGGAGTTGTAAAACCCGGTGCAAAAAGGGCACTTGAATTGACGAAAAATAAAAAGATTGGTGTCATTGGAACAACATTAACCATTCAGAGCGGTGCTTATGAAAAGGCATTTCAGGAGTTGTCAACCGATATTGAGGTTATTGGTAGACCCTGTCCTTTATTCGTTCCTCTCGTAGAAGAGGGATTTATAGACCATCCAGTTACAGAAATGATCGCCCGGGAATATCTTGAACCACTAAAAAAAGATCGCATTGATACCTTACTACTTGGCTGTACACACTTTCCATTATTGTTAAATGTGATAAAAAGAATTTTAGGTGATATAAATTATGTTGACGCATCACAGGAATTAAGCAGGGAACTTGGTTCTTTACTTGCTGAAAAAAATTTATTAAATCCTTCAGGTGAAGGTAATATCACTGTATATTTAACTGACTTCTCAATGAACTTTAAAGAGATTGCCGAGAGGTTTTTGGGTGAGCCTTTGAAAAATTATTTTCGGGCTGGATTGAGTTCAACATAA
- the rph gene encoding ribonuclease PH encodes MRIDGRQNDQLRKIEIQLDYLDYPAGSCLFKLGKTVVLCAVTIENRVPPFLIGKGQGWLTAEYSLLPASTKERTQREANTGKLTGRTQEIRRFIGRALRPIFDLSVVGERTFIIDCDVLQADGGTRTAAVNGAFLALYSAVKKLWVNKEFSQFPILDFVGAISAGIVNGEILLDLCYEEDSNAEVDMNLVMTGREKIIEFGATAEKIPMTKQELDKLLEIAKAGIKQIIEMEKKVISG; translated from the coding sequence ATGAGGATTGATGGAAGACAAAATGACCAATTAAGAAAAATAGAGATTCAACTTGATTATCTTGATTATCCCGCTGGTTCGTGTCTTTTCAAACTTGGTAAAACTGTAGTATTGTGTGCGGTTACAATTGAAAATCGTGTCCCCCCATTTCTTATAGGAAAAGGGCAGGGCTGGCTGACCGCAGAATACTCACTCCTTCCCGCGTCTACAAAAGAGCGGACCCAGCGTGAAGCAAATACTGGAAAGCTAACCGGTAGAACCCAGGAAATAAGAAGATTCATTGGCAGGGCACTCAGACCTATTTTTGATCTTTCAGTTGTTGGAGAGCGGACCTTTATAATTGACTGTGATGTTCTTCAAGCCGATGGTGGCACAAGGACCGCAGCAGTAAATGGTGCATTTCTGGCATTATACAGTGCGGTGAAGAAACTCTGGGTAAATAAAGAATTCTCGCAATTTCCTATTCTTGATTTCGTCGGTGCAATAAGTGCTGGTATCGTCAATGGTGAAATACTCCTTGACCTTTGTTATGAGGAAGATTCCAATGCCGAGGTTGATATGAATCTCGTGATGACCGGGCGTGAGAAGATAATTGAATTCGGTGCTACGGCAGAAAAGATTCCAATGACAAAACAAGAACTTGATAAATTGCTGGAGATTGCAAAGGCAGGAATAAAACAGATTATTGAAATGGAGAAGAAGGTTATTTCTGGATAA
- a CDS encoding RluA family pseudouridine synthase, translating to MPTIQQEFRRKVSEKQWGTRLDQYLYISGIGLSRSLIQKLIKQKKVLVNNKPVKCSYRVKEGDEIYAIFELQTSPEIKPENIPLDIIYEDDDIIIVNKPKGIIVHPARGHFEHTMVNALLHHCGRLPSLTDEVRPGVLHRLDKDTTGLIIFAKTDEALSTLGKAIARREIQKKYDVLCWNFPGMNEGIIEAPIGRSAVMRTKMTVTPLSSKLATTKYLVLEKFPIASYLKVWLITGRTHQIRVHLNYIGCPVIGDKDYGGRNPGVIKKSVYLSNFQEILKLIDRQALHASELEFKHPRTKQILHFSAPLPDDMKIILEYLRKSFN from the coding sequence ATGCCAACAATCCAGCAGGAATTCAGGCGCAAGGTATCAGAGAAACAATGGGGGACAAGACTTGACCAGTATCTTTATATTTCAGGGATAGGTTTATCAAGAAGTCTTATACAAAAACTAATAAAGCAGAAAAAAGTTTTGGTCAATAATAAACCTGTAAAATGCTCGTATCGGGTAAAAGAAGGAGACGAAATTTATGCAATATTTGAATTGCAAACATCGCCGGAGATTAAACCAGAAAATATTCCGCTTGATATTATATACGAAGACGACGATATCATCATCGTAAATAAGCCAAAGGGTATAATCGTCCATCCGGCAAGGGGACATTTTGAGCACACAATGGTCAACGCATTATTACATCACTGTGGAAGACTTCCCAGTTTGACTGATGAAGTGAGACCCGGCGTCCTGCATCGTCTTGATAAAGATACAACCGGGCTTATTATCTTTGCCAAGACTGATGAGGCATTAAGCACTCTGGGAAAGGCAATTGCACGCCGGGAGATACAAAAAAAATATGATGTTTTATGCTGGAATTTTCCTGGAATGAATGAAGGTATAATAGAAGCACCCATCGGCAGGAGCGCTGTGATGAGAACAAAGATGACCGTGACACCACTTTCAAGCAAATTGGCAACAACAAAATATCTTGTTTTAGAGAAATTTCCAATTGCAAGTTATTTGAAGGTCTGGCTCATCACCGGCAGGACACATCAGATTCGCGTCCATTTAAATTATATCGGTTGTCCGGTAATCGGCGATAAAGATTATGGTGGTAGAAACCCAGGTGTTATAAAAAAGTCTGTATACTTATCAAACTTTCAAGAAATATTAAAATTGATTGACCGACAGGCATTACATGCATCCGAATTAGAATTCAAGCATCCGCGCACAAAACAAATCCTACACTTCTCTGCCCCATTGCCTGATGATATGAAAATTATATTAGAGTATCTAAGAAAAAGTTTTAACTAA
- the serS gene encoding serine--tRNA ligase: protein MLDLKLLRENPEIIRQALQNRGIEFNLDELLEIDKNRRAIITEIDNSRKERNRLSEEVGRLKREKKDASELMEKARVIGDKIKEMEEELKQIEKKFDELMLLLPNIPHPSVPAGKTGADNKFVRGLKEPPQYKFKPLPHWEICEALDILDIKRAPKLAGSRFILYKGMGARLERALINFFLDLHTKKHGYKEIFPPILNNPDCFYGTGQLPKLESEMYKCKDDEFYLIPTAEVPLTNMHREEIILEKELPICYAAYTPCFRREAGSYGKEVRGITRVHQFNKVELVKYTTPETGYEEFEKLLNDAEEVVKLLNLPYRILLLCTGDMTFASAKTYDIEVYAPGMGEWLEVSSVSCYEQYQARRAMIRYRKSTGGVDYVYTINGSGLATPRTFIGIVENYQTEDGRIKIPDVLKPYMDGVEYIE, encoded by the coding sequence ATGTTGGATTTGAAATTATTAAGAGAAAATCCAGAAATAATCAGACAGGCGTTACAGAATCGTGGCATAGAATTCAATCTTGATGAATTACTTGAGATAGATAAAAACAGAAGGGCAATAATTACTGAAATTGATAATTCAAGAAAAGAGCGGAATAGATTATCTGAAGAAGTGGGAAGATTAAAGAGAGAGAAAAAAGATGCCTCCGAATTAATGGAAAAGGCACGGGTCATTGGTGATAAGATAAAAGAAATGGAAGAAGAACTAAAACAAATAGAGAAGAAATTTGATGAATTGATGTTATTACTTCCCAATATCCCCCATCCCAGTGTGCCTGCAGGAAAAACAGGTGCCGATAATAAATTTGTCAGGGGTTTAAAAGAACCTCCACAATACAAATTTAAACCACTCCCCCATTGGGAGATATGTGAGGCTCTTGATATCCTTGATATAAAAAGGGCACCGAAACTTGCTGGTTCAAGATTTATACTATATAAAGGTATGGGTGCAAGATTAGAACGGGCATTGATAAATTTCTTTCTTGATTTACATACAAAAAAACATGGGTATAAAGAGATATTTCCGCCGATTCTCAATAACCCTGATTGTTTTTATGGAACCGGGCAATTGCCAAAATTAGAATCGGAAATGTATAAGTGCAAGGACGATGAATTTTATCTTATTCCTACGGCTGAGGTCCCCTTAACAAATATGCATCGTGAAGAGATTATCTTAGAAAAAGAACTTCCTATATGTTATGCTGCATACACACCTTGTTTCCGGCGTGAGGCAGGTTCTTATGGTAAAGAGGTTCGTGGAATAACCCGTGTTCATCAATTCAACAAAGTGGAACTTGTTAAATATACTACACCGGAAACCGGATATGAAGAATTCGAGAAATTATTGAATGATGCTGAAGAAGTCGTAAAACTTCTTAATTTACCCTACCGGATTTTGCTTTTGTGCACCGGTGATATGACCTTTGCTTCTGCCAAAACCTATGATATTGAAGTATACGCACCAGGGATGGGTGAATGGCTTGAGGTTTCTTCGGTCAGTTGTTATGAACAGTATCAGGCAAGAAGGGCGATGATAAGATATCGTAAATCAACAGGTGGTGTTGATTATGTATATACAATAAATGGTTCAGGACTCGCAACACCAAGAACATTTATTGGAATTGTAGAAAATTATCAGACTGAAGATGGGAGGATAAAAATTCCTGATGTCTTAAAACCCTATATGGATGGGGTTGAGTACATTGAATAA
- the selD gene encoding selenide, water dikinase SelD: MSKAQLAKALSHLPGIVDPNLLVGLNTADDAGVYKISDNFALVYTVDVLAPVVDDPYLFGMVAATNCISDIYAMGGEPKLALNIVGFPGNGDPEILGEILRGGQTKAKEAGVTICGGHTFNSEGIMYGLSVIGYINPQKIVTNANAKPGDVILLTKPIGVGTIIQATLLDKAEGIDLKPVFEGMTTLNKNASQVMQEVGVDAATDITGYGLVGHLVEMAEASNAGIELYASKIPVYPGAIEILKSGIVEPGITMNIKSFSDRVVKGNISTEIGNLVFGSETSGGLAIVMPEEKVNLFIEKYQRSVRDIGRITKEHPGILKII, encoded by the coding sequence ATTTCTAAGGCGCAGTTAGCGAAAGCACTTTCACATTTACCGGGAATTGTAGACCCTAATTTACTCGTTGGGTTGAATACAGCTGATGATGCGGGTGTCTATAAAATAAGTGATAATTTTGCACTCGTTTATACGGTTGATGTTCTTGCTCCAGTCGTAGACGACCCATATCTCTTCGGGATGGTTGCAGCAACGAATTGTATCTCAGATATCTACGCAATGGGCGGTGAGCCAAAACTGGCGCTCAATATCGTTGGATTCCCGGGTAATGGCGACCCCGAGATACTCGGTGAAATCTTAAGGGGTGGTCAAACAAAGGCAAAGGAGGCCGGTGTGACTATCTGCGGTGGCCATACTTTTAATTCTGAAGGGATAATGTATGGACTTTCGGTCATCGGTTATATCAATCCCCAGAAGATTGTCACGAATGCAAATGCGAAACCAGGCGACGTAATCCTTCTTACCAAGCCAATCGGCGTGGGCACGATTATCCAAGCAACCCTTCTTGATAAAGCAGAGGGAATAGATCTGAAGCCCGTTTTTGAAGGAATGACCACTCTTAATAAAAATGCATCACAGGTAATGCAGGAAGTTGGTGTTGATGCCGCGACTGATATAACTGGTTATGGACTTGTTGGGCATTTAGTGGAAATGGCTGAGGCGAGCAATGCCGGTATTGAGCTGTATGCATCCAAAATACCCGTTTATCCCGGGGCTATTGAAATTTTAAAGAGTGGTATTGTTGAACCCGGTATCACAATGAATATTAAATCTTTTTCAGACCGGGTTGTGAAAGGGAATATAAGCACGGAGATTGGCAATTTGGTTTTTGGTTCTGAGACCTCAGGCGGTCTGGCAATTGTTATGCCTGAGGAAAAAGTTAATTTATTTATTGAAAAATATCAAAGATCAGTCAGAGATATTGGTCGCATAACAAAAGAACATCCCGGAATATTAAAAATCATTTAG
- the ndk gene encoding nucleoside-diphosphate kinase: MDKTLLIIKPDAVKRNLIGNILKHIMDAGFKIVAMKMVWLTKEQGGRFYEIHKGKDFYNWLVDFISSGPVVVACLKYPDAPKKLREVVGATDPKKAAPGTIRNLYGTSVGENVVHASAPDEDPQREINFFFSQQEIFDF; encoded by the coding sequence ATGGATAAAACATTATTAATCATAAAACCAGATGCAGTAAAAAGAAATTTGATTGGTAATATATTAAAACATATTATGGATGCTGGATTCAAGATTGTGGCGATGAAGATGGTATGGCTGACAAAAGAACAGGGCGGAAGATTCTATGAGATACATAAGGGTAAAGATTTTTATAACTGGCTTGTGGATTTCATTTCATCAGGGCCCGTCGTCGTTGCCTGTTTGAAATATCCTGATGCACCCAAAAAACTGCGCGAAGTCGTTGGTGCTACAGATCCAAAAAAGGCTGCACCCGGGACAATCAGAAATCTCTATGGTACATCAGTTGGTGAAAATGTTGTGCATGCATCAGCACCTGATGAGGACCCTCAACGTGAAATAAATTTCTTTTTCAGTCAACAAGAGATTTTTGATTTTTAA
- a CDS encoding transglycosylase SLT domain-containing protein, whose translation MIFKHLKSVHYLLVFLLTIISCPSPGTKEIIIERIPEKELLIEAEHNIKEKPLYSFELLKKVHSSQYRIDKIKILLNIYLEQREYSRASALLDSLQNDNEVESDSLLKSLCLRVYLNQKNWEKVINLTDDTLLKGIALYNLERYSEAIEYLSQVSDPNEYRLIYLSRCYYKLNDFQNALNIALKIDSISPALSSEYQNLLFDLLLSTADISLIKKELPKIKESAARKFLFLKLYEREKDKVNFKKLAFDLIINNPSSPGAKYCITVLKPQNNNEYKLFGKVAFIHNDYPLATKFLTKAVKDSDVNYYLGKIAYDQQQYNSALSYFRKSSRMEAYYYRALIYENRQDYRSAIIIYDSLINQYKNSKYATRALKRKAFLMEDMGDTLGAVETFVKVKEKTTNFRAGFQLFRIGKLDRALEIFSNYKEPDFIYWQIKIRERLDKATDSLRNFLIQNYPLSYYTLIKIKDAVPLDTTSIVNWLGRLGDTITTFDQKDSLHIKRAIRYFSIGEKKYALAELESIEDRSFADLIYLSRLCAEYGYDYGSIKFSLELKKRFENNIDSKIYPLEFLRLLYPARYLFSIKENSNDVWLTLAIIWQESMFDPGARSRADARGLMQIIPNTGRLIAGELGLIDYSLYDPYISIKFGTYYFKKMVNEFNSVPLALSAYNAGPLNLKRWLRKNSNAELDEFIELIPFGETRDYVRLTLARQMIYKMIWGDILD comes from the coding sequence TTGATTTTTAAGCATTTAAAAAGCGTCCATTATTTATTAGTATTTCTATTAACAATTATTTCCTGCCCGAGTCCGGGAACCAAAGAAATAATTATTGAGCGAATTCCCGAAAAAGAATTACTTATAGAAGCAGAACATAATATAAAGGAGAAGCCTCTATATTCTTTTGAACTCTTAAAAAAAGTTCATTCTTCCCAATACAGAATTGATAAAATAAAAATCCTTTTGAATATTTATCTTGAACAAAGAGAATATTCAAGGGCATCTGCTTTATTAGATAGTCTGCAAAATGATAATGAAGTAGAAAGTGATTCTTTGTTAAAAAGTCTCTGCCTGCGGGTCTATCTCAATCAAAAAAATTGGGAGAAGGTTATCAACCTCACCGATGACACACTATTAAAAGGAATTGCATTATACAACCTTGAAAGATACAGTGAGGCAATAGAATATTTATCTCAAGTTTCTGACCCGAATGAATATAGACTGATTTATTTATCCCGCTGTTATTATAAATTGAATGACTTTCAGAATGCCCTGAATATCGCCCTTAAGATTGATTCAATAAGTCCTGCTCTATCTTCGGAGTATCAAAACTTACTTTTTGACCTCTTACTGAGTACTGCAGATATCTCTTTGATAAAAAAAGAATTGCCTAAAATAAAAGAATCGGCTGCACGTAAATTTCTGTTTCTTAAATTATATGAGCGCGAAAAAGATAAAGTTAATTTTAAAAAACTTGCCTTTGATTTAATCATAAATAATCCTTCATCTCCAGGTGCAAAGTATTGTATAACAGTTTTGAAACCACAGAATAATAATGAATATAAATTATTTGGCAAAGTCGCATTCATCCATAATGATTATCCACTGGCAACAAAGTTTCTAACTAAAGCAGTAAAAGACAGTGATGTAAATTATTATCTTGGTAAAATTGCTTATGACCAGCAACAATATAATAGCGCACTGAGCTATTTTCGCAAAAGCAGTCGTATGGAGGCATATTATTACCGCGCGTTGATTTATGAAAATCGTCAGGATTACCGCTCTGCAATAATCATTTACGATTCATTAATAAATCAATATAAAAATTCTAAATATGCGACAAGGGCATTGAAACGGAAGGCGTTTTTAATGGAAGATATGGGTGATACGCTCGGTGCAGTTGAAACATTTGTAAAAGTTAAAGAAAAAACAACGAATTTTCGTGCCGGATTTCAACTTTTTAGAATTGGAAAGTTAGACCGAGCACTTGAGATATTTTCAAATTATAAGGAACCAGATTTTATATACTGGCAGATTAAAATAAGAGAGAGATTGGACAAAGCCACAGATAGTTTACGAAATTTCTTAATCCAGAATTATCCACTTTCTTATTATACATTAATAAAAATTAAAGATGCTGTTCCCTTAGATACTACATCTATTGTCAACTGGCTTGGACGACTTGGTGATACAATCACGACCTTTGACCAGAAAGATTCTTTACATATCAAAAGGGCAATCAGATATTTCTCTATTGGTGAAAAAAAGTATGCTCTCGCTGAACTTGAGTCAATAGAAGATAGATCTTTTGCTGATTTGATTTATCTTAGCAGATTATGTGCTGAATATGGTTATGATTATGGTTCAATAAAATTCTCTCTTGAATTGAAAAAAAGATTTGAAAATAATATAGATTCAAAAATTTATCCTTTGGAATTCTTGAGATTGCTATATCCTGCACGGTATTTATTTTCAATTAAAGAAAACAGTAATGATGTATGGCTCACCCTTGCAATCATCTGGCAGGAGAGTATGTTTGACCCCGGTGCCCGAAGTCGTGCTGATGCAAGGGGATTAATGCAGATAATTCCTAACACTGGAAGGCTGATTGCCGGTGAGCTCGGGTTGATCGATTACTCACTTTATGACCCATACATCTCAATAAAATTTGGAACCTATTATTTCAAAAAGATGGTAAATGAATTTAATTCAGTACCGCTTGCCCTTTCTGCCTATAATGCTGGCCCACTAAATTTAAAGAGATGGCTCAGAAAGAATTCCAATGCAGAACTTGATGAATTCATCGAATTGATTCCCTTCGGTGAGACCAGGGATTATGTAAGGCTTACATTAGCACGCCAGATGATATATAAAATGATATGGGGAGATATCCTTGATTAA
- a CDS encoding FecR family protein — translation MNIIAGILFLSLISAEVPAKITYLVGNVIVERGGKKYTGVLNAQLYVNDIITTYSESVCEIQFSDYSLVRIEPNSSIKIEKKEKVDKKFYQRIFASIGEVITKVAKLNKGDEVVVKTDAAQAYIRGTIFKTSVDKEGKSSFSVFAGKIKVKSLVEGAKEILLDKDFKAKIGKGELKPIVDKLPIEEIQAFADKYKEFLNRGAVLDSLRKKAEQEIKEKKEELIKEGKKKIKGCIFW, via the coding sequence ATGAATATCATTGCAGGAATTTTATTTTTATCATTGATTTCAGCAGAAGTGCCAGCAAAGATAACATACCTTGTTGGCAATGTAATTGTGGAAAGGGGTGGCAAGAAATATACCGGGGTTCTAAATGCCCAGTTGTATGTAAATGATATTATTACAACTTACAGCGAGTCAGTTTGTGAGATACAATTCTCTGATTATTCTCTGGTCAGAATTGAACCGAATTCAAGTATAAAGATTGAGAAGAAAGAAAAAGTAGACAAGAAATTTTACCAGCGGATATTCGCTTCAATTGGTGAAGTAATTACCAAGGTCGCAAAATTAAATAAAGGGGATGAGGTTGTTGTAAAGACCGATGCAGCACAGGCATATATAAGGGGAACGATATTCAAGACCAGTGTTGATAAAGAAGGGAAGAGTTCATTCAGTGTTTTTGCCGGAAAGATAAAGGTGAAAAGTTTAGTTGAAGGGGCAAAAGAAATATTGCTTGATAAAGACTTCAAGGCAAAGATTGGCAAGGGAGAATTAAAACCCATTGTTGATAAACTGCCCATTGAAGAAATCCAGGCATTTGCAGATAAATACAAAGAATTCCTCAACCGCGGTGCAGTGCTTGATTCATTAAGAAAGAAGGCAGAGCAGGAGATAAAGGAGAAAAAAGAAGAACTGATAAAAGAAGGAAAGAAGAAAATAAAGGGTTGTATCTTCTGGTAA